CCTAAACTTAACTTGATCCCTTAAAATTGCAAGTAAAATCTCGCACGCCCAAGATAACTCTTTTTAACTTTAGAGCTGATGGATCCGCTCTCTAAGCATAGATAAATGTCGACGACTCACAGAAAGTCGCTCATCTAAGCCACGTAAACGAACCTGATATTGCCCAGAGCTAACGAGCTCCAGTCCATCTAAATATGCAACTGCAACCAATGCATTTCGATGAATACGAATAAATTGATCTGCAAATTCGGTTTCAAGCTCTTTTAAAGTTTCATCAATTAATACACTGCCATTTTGATGACGCACAGTGACATATTTTTGATCAGCTAAAAAATAATAGATATTTTCAACTGGAATTAGCTCAACCCCACGATAGGTCTTTGCAGCAATTTGATGTCGTTGTGTTTTTAGATCATGTAAAAAATCATGTTGTGGTAAAGCATTGAGCTGTGCTTGAGTAAGCTGAGTCAATTGACTAAAAACTTGTTCAAGTTCTTGAGGATCAATAGGTTTAAGAAGATAAGCTTGAGCTTGAGACTTAAATGCTTCCAACGCATGTTGGTCATAGGCCGTACAGAATACAATCGCAGGTCGAGGATTTAGCTGGCTTAGCTGTTCCGCACAGACAAGACCATTCATACCTGGCATTTGAATATCAAGTAAAATTACATCCGGTTGATGAAGCCGCGCCTGTTCCAAGGCTTCTTGTCCATGATGAGCCGTTGATACAACTTCATGTCCCATCTTTGAAACTAAACGTGATAATCGCTCCACTGCAAGTGGTTCGTCATCACAAATCAGCACCTTCATTCATCCTCCTTGTCACCGTTAACTTGATCCATTTTTTTATGGTTAACTCTGACTAACTTATTATTTTGTTTGATATTGATAGCTCATAATGGTGGTATATAAGGTTTCACCTTTATAAACCTGAAATCTTACGGAACTCCCATAATATGCTTTCAGGCGCTGCTTAACATTTTCAAGCGCGATTCCATGCCCTTTCCTTGAATTTATTGTATCGTCTGTATATGGGTTGGTAATGACTATACTGACCTGATTTTGCAATATTTCAACCAATACCCCTATGGTTGCCTTACCCATCATTGGTTCTACCCCATGAAAAATACTATTCTCTAACAAAGGTTGTAATGTCAATAAAGGAATGGTGATCTGTTTGAGTTGCACAGGTGAAAGCTCGACTTTCCAATCTACTTTTAAACGCTCCCCCAAACGGACCTGTTCAATCATTAAATATTGTTTACTTAGCTCGATTTCTTCATGCAGACTCACCAATTTCAATTCTTGGAAGCTGGCACGAAATAAACGTGACAGACTAATGAGCATGCTTTCTGCTTTATCTGGATCTATCGCAATTAAACTGACTACATTATTTAAACTATTAAATAAAAAATGAGGATGAATTCGCGCTTGCATGGCCTGAATACGGGCATTTAATTCTGCATATTGCTGATGTAACCATTGTTCTCTGACATATAAATAACGTAGGCAGAAAGCCCCGAGTAATATTCCATAGCTTAGATATAAAGGTACATTGGTAAAATAAATACTCCAGCCCTGCGTTAAAGAAGCATGTTTATTTAAAAGACCAAACTGAAAAAAATTACTCATTAAGGTGGTTAAAACAACAATACCTTGCAACATGACAAAGCCAATAGCCAAGGCAAATTCTTGACGTAAAGTGCTAAAAAAACCTTGAAAGCGCTCAACCAATGCAAAAAACGACAATATTACCCAGTTAATAAAAATGATGTATTGAAAAAGCCTTCCCCCGCTCAAGGCTTGCCAAGACTGTGCTTCAGCCAATGCTAAGACCAGAGCCAAAACATTACTTGCGATAATTAATTCGAATAAGTGTTGCCAACGCCCGTTTTTCGTAAAAAAATAGGAGGAATTTTGATTTCGGTATGCTGTAGGAAACAACTTTGTTTGTTGAGCTTCGGCAAGTGATATACTCTTTTTTATTTTACTGAGCCACCATGACCACATCTTCAAATCCCCCTAATTCAGTAACCCCAGACCAAACCTCAGGTATGTGGGGTGGTCGTTTTTCTGAAGCGACGGACGCTTTTGTAGCCGAATTTACCGCCTCTGTTCAGTTTGACCAACGTTTTTATAAACAAGACATCGCTGGTTCGATTGCGCATGCTACCATGCTTGCGAAAGTTGGCGTACTCACAGAAGCAGAACGCGATGACATTATTGAAGGTTTAAGCACCATTCGCTCAGAAATTGAGGCTGGAAACTTTGAGTGGCGCATCGATCTTGAAGATGTTCACATGAACATTGAATCACGTTTGACTCAACGTATTGGCATTACAGGTAAAAAATTACACACAGGCCGTAGCCGTAACGATCAGGTTGCAACTGATATTCGTCTTTACCTACGCGACGAAATTGATGATATTTTAAAATTATTAGAACGTTTACAAAAAGGCTTGTTAGGCTTGGCTGCCAAAAATGTAAATACCATTATGCCGGGCTTTACACACCTACAAACTGCTCAGCCTGTGACTTTTGGTCATCACTTGTTAGCATGGTTTGAAATGTTGGTACGTGACACTGAACGTCTCCAAGACTGCCGTAAACGTGTTAACCGTATGCCGCTTGGATCTGCTGCTCTTGCGGGTACAACTTATCCAATTGACCGCGCATATACAGCAGAGCTTTTAGGGTTTGAAGCTGTATCTGAAAACTCTCTTGATGCTGTATCTGACCGTGACTTTGCCATCGAATTTAATGCAGCTGCTGCACTTATCATGATGCATTTATCACGTATGTCTGAAGAACTGATTCTTTGGACTTCTGCACAGTTCAAATTTGTGAACATTCCTGACCGCTTCTGTACTGGTTCTTCAATTATGCCGCAGAAGAAAAATCCGGATGTTCCAGAGCTAATCCGTGGTAAATCTGGCCGTGTATTTGGTGACTTAATTAGCTTACTTACGCTCATGAAAGGTCAACCATTGGCATACAACAAAGACAACCAAGAAGACAAAGAACCTTTATTTGATGCAATCGATACGGTTCGTGGTTCACTCATGGCTTTCGCAGATATGATTCCTGCATTGGTTCCAAATATTGAAATCATGCGTGAAGCTGCACTTCGTGGATTCTCGACTGCAACCGATCTTGCTGACTACCTAGTGAAAAAAGGCGTTGCTTTCCGTGATGCTCATGAAATTGTAGGTAAAGCTGTTGCTTTAGGTGTTGCTGAAGAAAAAGATTTATCTGAACTCACACTTGAGCAATTACAGCAATTCTCTGACTTAATTACAGCAGATGTATTTGATAAAGCCTTAACACTAGAAGCTTCTGTAAATGCACGTGATCATATTGGCGGAACTTCACCAAAACAGGTTGAAGCTGCGATTGCTCGTGCCCATACACGTTTAGAACAGTTATACGCTTAAGGATAAATCATGAGTCGACAAGTTTTTTGCCGCAAATATCAAAAGGAAATGGAAGGTTTAGACTTCGCTCCTTTCCCAGGTGCTAAAGGCCAAGATTTTTTTGAAAATGTTTCTAAGCAAGCATGGCAAGAATGGTTAAAACACCAAACTACGCTGATTAATGAAAAACGCTTAAACGTGTTTGAACCAGATGCGAAGAAGTTCCTTGAAGAACAACGTGAGAAGTTCTTTAACAATGATGAAAGCGTAGAAAAAGCTGAAGGCTGGAAACCAGAATAATCGGTTTATTTTAGCTTCTTCATCATTAAAAAGGCGGGTCCTATACACATAGACCCGCCTTTTTTTACGTGAAACTTACACAAGCATAAAAAGCCTTACATAGAGCGAACAGGACTCTACATGACATCAAAAAGTAAAGAACTTAATATCAATTCATAGCAAGAAGAACACGATCCCTGTCGTGTTTATGCACTTGATTTTCTGTCCTGAACTTCCCCCCAAAGTTCGGGACATTTTTTTATCTATTATTTTAAAAATAAAAAAGCCTTGTTTTAAACAAGGCCTTTAAATATTTCAGCTCAAAATTACTTTTCGTGGACTTTAGCTTCAATTTCTTCAATTTTGGTATGACGAGCATCAAAGCCTTTTGCCATATAAATGACTTGCTCAGCAATGTTACGTGCATGATCACCAATACGCTCTAAAGAACGTAGAACCCACATGACATTAATAACACGGGCAATGTGGCGTGGATCTTCAATCATATAGGTCATTAATGTGCGGGTTGCTGACTGATATTCACGATCAATGTCAGCATCGGCTAAAAGTACACGTAAAGCTTGATCTGCATCTAAACGTGCAAAAGCATCAAGTGCATCATGAATCATGACACGAACTTGGTTACCAATATGACGTGTTTCCATGTAGCCACGAGGCGAACCACCCTCTTCACAAAGGTTCTGTGCAATACGGGCAATTTTTGCTGCTTCGTCACCAATACGCTCAAGGTCTGTATTGGCTTTACTCATGGCAATAACCATACGCAAGTCAATCGCTGCTGGATGACGACGCGCCAAAATTAGCGTCAAGCCTTCATCAATATCACGTTCATATTGATTGACTGCATTATCTTTAAATTGAACATCAATCGCTAAATTTGCGTCTGTATCAAGCAAAGAATGAATTGCATTTGCGACCTGTTGTTCGACCAAGCCACCCATGGTCATAAACTTTGTGTTTACATCTTGCAAATCTTCATTAAATTGAGAAGAAATATGATGGGTTAACACCGGATTACTTGGACTCAAGGGAAGCCTCCAACATGATGGCGCAGGAATAAAATGATTGAGCATTAAAACACAGCAATCATTAAGTTTTTATGACAAAATTAAATTTCAGATAAAAGCAATTTATTACTGATAAGTTAACCAGCTATTAAGCTCAACCAGATCTTTTTCACCGAGCTGGCCTACCGCAGCTTTTAAACGAAGCACATTCAATAAATAGTCATATTGAGCATTAAGATAATCCTGTTTTGCAGAAAAAGCATTACGCTGCGCCAATAAAACATCAACCATACTTTTCAAGCCTTCGTTATAACTCGCTTTTGAAGCTTGAGAAACTAAAGAAGAGGAATCCATTGCAGCCTTTCTTGCTTCAAGTTTGGCTTGATCTGTATCTACCTGCATAAACGCACTTTTCACATCGACATTGGCACGGCGAATGGCTGCATCAAGTTGTGCCTGCGCTTTACTGGCTTCTACAGTGGCTTTTTTAATTGATGTTCGGGTCCGTCCACCATTAAATAAATTCCAGTTCATTTCTACACCGACCTGATCAAATTTTCCGTCAGTCGAAATGAGTGTCTCTGGTGTTTGTTTGGTATAACCATAGCTCGCCACAGCATCTATTTGAGGATAAAGCGCGGCCTTTTCTACACGGCGCTGATCTTCACTATATTGTTGCTGTAAACGGGCTTGCTGGATCTTTAGATTTTTTTGCTGGGCCAAAGAAATCCAATCATTAAGCTCTGCTGGATAAGGCTTTTGAAAACTAAAGTCACTTCGTAATACAGCAAGTTTATCTTGATAAGAACCAATATATTCAGACAGCTGTTCTTGGGCTAAAAGTAATTGAACATTGGTTGAAATACGATTGGCTCTGGCATTTTGATATTGAGCATTTGCTTCACTCACATCACTACGCGCCACCAAACCTTCTTTGAGTTTGGCATTCATCATATTAAGCTGCTCAAGCAAAGCTTTTTCTTCTTGTAGGTATGCAACACTCAGTGCCTGCTGACGCAGTACATTAAAATAGGCTTCTGCTACATTTAAAACATGATCTTGTTTTTGCAGTCTTAAGGTAATTTCACTTAAGGCAACCGAAGTTTTAACTTGTTTATAACCCTCCCAAGCATCCATTCGAAATAATGGCTGACGTGCTGTTAAGGTCGCTTGCCGAGTCGTTGAGGTATTACTTACCAAAGCATCAGAAAGCCCTTCTTGATCAACACCCGGAAAGTTTGAACGCTTTACAGTTTGTCGATTACGAGTAATGTTTCCAGACAGTGTAACGGTGGGTAATAACGCTCCCGTTGCCAAGCCTAAATTAAGTTGATCTGCTTCAAATTGTTGTTGATTGGCTTGCCATGTCGGATCATTTTGTTTTGCGCGCCCATAAGTCTCAACCAAATCTAGAGCAAAACTCGAAGATGCAAAACTCCAAAGGCCAACAGCGACCATTAATTTTATTTTCATTGTTCAAATCAACGATAAAACTTGCCTTTAAGACTAAGAAAAATTCGAATCAAACTCAAGCCATTAAAAGTTTTAGTTTTTTTAAGCGTTCTCAGTTTTTGACAATATTAAAATACAAATAAAAATCAAAAGCATGCCTATCCAACCCAACCATGAAACATGCTCACCCACCAACACAATGGCAAAAATCGCAGCAACTAAAGGTTCAAATAAAGTTAAGGTGGTCGCTTTGCTGGCATTTACTGTTTTTAGTCCAAAACCGAAAAGTAAATAACCCAAAAACATAGGAATTAGCATCATATAGCCAGCTACAAGTAAATTGGTTGAGCTTTGTAATAACCCACCACCTGTAACCAGCAAAGTAGGAAGCAAAATAACTGCCCCACCCCCCATAATCATGCCCATTGCAGCTTTAGAGGCAACACCCCGATCTATTAATCTTTTTGCAGCCCATGAATAAAGTGAATAAGTTGTAGCTGCGACAAGCCCAAGAAAAATACCGAAGTATTTATTCCATTGATTTGTACCGCCTAGAACTGCATGACTTTCACCCATCGACAACATTGTTACGCCAAGCACACCGCAAATAAAACTTAGAAACCAGATGGCAGACAAAGCTTTGCGATCAAAGAATCGCTCTAAAATGGCTGCAATCAGTGGAGCCGAACCAATTGAAACCACGGTGCCAATCGTAATGCCTGCATAATGCATTGAGGAATAAAAAGCCAAAGGATAAATACCAACCGCCGCTACACCTAAAAGCAGTATTAAAAGATTTTCTCTTATAAATTGTCGGTTTTCCCTTATCGCTCGTGATGCAACCAAAGCTTGTAAAAGACCTCCTCCACCCATCGCTACGGCGCCAATAGCAAGTGGACCAAGTGTCGGAGCAAATGCGGCCGCAGTACCTGTTGTTCCCCACAAAACAGAGGCAACTAAAATCGCGATTGTGCCTCCATAACTACTATTTTTAATGAGGCTAATCATGTGGACATTCTCTATTTAAAATATCTTCTGCCATTTGTTTTGCTAACAGGAGTTGACGACTGTTTCCTTCTAAGCCAGCTCTTGCCATAGAACCTTCTAAAAGAAAAGAAAGCTGCGTAGCCACATAACTAATCCGCTTTGAGTCTGGTATCAATTTTTTTAAATGTTCAGCAACAATAGCCTCGACTTCTTCTTTATGCTGTCTTACCGAACTTCGCCCTACACTATTCGCAGGAAACTCTGCGGCAGCATTTAAAAGCCCACATCCTCGAAAGCCTTTTTCATAGGCAAATTCCGCATGGTCTTGATAGGCATCAAATACGGCCAAAATGGCTTCTTTAGCTGTTTTTATTTTTTTTAAACGCTTTTGATAGAGATCGAGCCACTCTTGATGGCGCGCAGCAATGTAGGCATCGACAAGCTCACCTTTTGAAGAAAAATTATTATAAAGCGACATTTTAGCAACATCTGCTTTAGCCGTAACTGAGTTAATTCCAGTTGCAGTAATGCCATCGTTATAAAACAAAGTTGAAGCGGCATCGAGAATTTTCTGTCTTGCTGTTTTATCATTCATAGCTTTAATTTAAGTAGACCGACCTACCTAATAATAAAGATTTCTAACAATGATGCAATCTTTTTCCGAGTTATAATTTGAGCAATATTCACTTTGATAAAAATACAATGATGAAAAAAGTTCTAATGATGAGTATGTGCAGCGCACTACTTTTAGCTGGATGTAATAAAACATCAGAGCAAGATCAGACTGTATCTAAAGATCAAAAATCAACTGAGCAAAAGGCCACTCAAAAACAAGACAGTAGCTGCTTACAAATTATGGTAGCTATGCACACGATTAATCAAAACAGCAAAATAGAAGACTTAAATCAAATTAATGAAAAGCTTAAAACCTGTGTTCCGTCTTTAAAAAATGATGAACAGCTTAAGCTGATTGATGCATCAACAGCCATGTATCAACGTTTTATTAAACAAGACTACACTGAAAAAACAGGCAGAGCGTTTGAAGCTTTTGGCTATGCTGTTTTAGAACATAAACAACAAGACCTTAAAAAGGTCATCCAAACTCAGAAAAAACTCTTCGACCAACTGAGCCCACGTGATCAATATTTACTTCAACATGAAGGCCAAGCCTATATTGAACTTCTCTATCAAGGCGAAGGCATGTTCACCTATCGACGTAAGCCAAACTATTTAGTTGATGTTTTTTCTAAAGCCTTACCTGCTGACCAAAAAGAGTTTTTAACTCGTATGGCGAAAGACAATCAAAATATTTTTTATAACGATGGTGCGTTGGCTATTTCTTGGAAAGAGCTCACTGAACGTGCATTATTTTGGGAAAAATTTATTCAAAAGTATCCAAAAAGCCATTTTATTAGTGATGCAAAACTACTCTTTAACGAATATCGCTATTTTATTTTCTTTGGTCTCGATAACACGCCTGTGTCAGATGAATATGCACCAAACACATGGTTTGATAAAGATGCGCTTCAACAAATTCAGTTTCTATCTACACAAAGTCAATCGAGTTTAGCGAAACCTGCTCAACTATTTCTTAAGTTTATTGCCACGCCTGTAGAGGAGCGTAATAAGCAATTTAAAATAGATTTAACTGATAAGAATGGTGATAAAAAATCAAATTATCAGATGACTCATGAACAACTTGAGCAGCTATTAAAATTAGACTCCCCATGGAACACTGAAGTGTATCGTGACTGCCATATGGATGCGGTTTGTATAGATACAAATTGACAATGCCACCCAACCTAAAACATGTTAGTCTGTAAATCGCTTGACGGAGCGCGAGTAATAACTCGCTGAGATTGTGTAAATTTCGTGTTATCGCAACACAAGTTTGAACATGAGTACCGTTGAACCTGATCAGGTTAAGACCTGCGTAGGAATCAAGCCATCTGAAAACTTAAGCCTTAAATTTATCTAGCAAAGATAAATCCGCCATCGTTTTTGGTCGTGCTTGATTCGTTGATGTTATTCATAAGGATCATGTAATGAACCAGTTAACGAATCTCTCTTCTGCTGAAATTTCAGCACAACATGAACAAGATGCAAAAGATTTAACCCGTATCTTACCCGCTTCTAAAAAAGTTTATATTGAAGGCTCTCGTCCTGATATTCAGGTTCCGATGCGAGAAATTTCTTTAACAGATACTCCAACTGGTCTGGGCGGTGAACATAATCCCCCTGTTATGGTCTATGACACTTCAGGTGTTTATACAGATCCAAATGTTCAAATTGATTTAGACAAAGGTTTACCTTCAGTTCGCCAAAACTGGATTGAAGAACGTAACGATACTGACGTACTTTCTGGTTTAACTTCAACTTTTGGTCAAGAACGTTTAAAAGACATTCGTACCGCTGACATTCGTTTTGCTCATATTCAAAACCCACGCCGCGCTAAAGCTGGCAAAAATGTCACTCAAATGCACTATGCCAAGCAAGGTATTATCACGCCTGAAATGGAATATATTGCAATTCGTGAGAATCAGCGCCAGCGTGAAGGTGTTGATATGCGTCAACATGCTGGACAAAATTTCGGTGCAAAAAACTTAAAAGAAATTACACCTGAATTTGTTCGTCAAGAAGTTGCTGAAGGTCGTGCGATCATTCCTGCCAACATTAACCATCCAGAACTTGAGCCAATGATTATTGGCCGTAATTTCTTGGTTAAAATTAATGCCAACATTGGTAACTCAGCGCTTGGTTCTTCAATTGATGAAGAAGTTGCAAAAATGACGTGGGCAACCCGTTGGGGTGCCGACACCATTATGGACTTATCGACAGGTAAAAACATTCATGAAACACGTGAATGGATTATTCGTAACTCACCTGTTCCAATCGGTACCGTACCAATTTATCAAGCACTTGAAAAAGTTGATGGTGTTGCAGAAGACCTAACATGGGAAATCTTCAAAGACACACTGATTGAACAAGCCGAACAAGGCGTTGACTACTTCACAATTCACGCAGGTGTATTGCTTCGTTATGTTCCACTTACAGCAAACCGTTTAACAGGTATAGTGTCTCGTGGTGGTTCAATCATGGCGCAGTGGTGTCTAGCGCATCATGAAGAAAACTTCTTATACACTCATTTCGATGAAATCTGTGAAATCATGAAAGCTTATGACGTTTCATTTAGCTTAGGTGATGGCTTACGTCCGGGTTGTATTCAAGATGCAAATGACGAAGCACAGTTCAGCGAACTTAAAACACTAGGTGAACTTACACACCGTGCATGGGAACATGATGTTCAAGTCATGATTGAAGGCCCTGGTCATGTACCAATGCACATGATCAAAGAAAACATGGACCTTCAGCTAGAAGTGTGTAAAGAAGCACCATTCTATACGCTTGGGCCTTTAACGACTGATATCGCTCCGGGTTATGACCACATTACATCTGCAATTGGTGCAGCCATGATTGGTTGGTACGGCACAGCGATGCTTTGTTATGTGACACCAAAAGAACACTTAGGTTTACCAAACAAAAAAGATGTTAAAGACGGAATTATTACCTACAAGCTTGCGGCACATGCTGCTGACCTTGCTAAAGGACATCCGGGTGCTCAAGTTCGCGATAATGCCTTGTCAAAAGCACGTTTTGAATTCCGTTGGGATGATCAGTTCAACTTAAGTCTAGACCCTGACACAGCACGTAGCATGCATGATGAAACCTTACCCAAAGAGGCTCATAAATCCGCTCACTTCTGTTCAATGTGTGGACCAAAATTCTGTTCAATGAAAATCACCCAAAATGTTCGTGACTATGCCAACAACCTCACTAATAGCAATTCAGAGGTTGAAGAAGGCCTCAAAGCGATGAAAGAGGTTTATCAAGAGCAAGGTCAAAAACTGTATCACAAAGTGTAAATATTCAAAAAAAACACTTGCCTAGCCATGATTCTCGGTTAGGATGAAATAAATAGATTTCGTCCTGATCGAATCATGAGTATTGTTGAACGTCCAAGTTATACATCTAAAGATGTCGAAGTAACATCACGTGAATCTCTATTCCGTGGTTTTATTCAAGTTGAAAAAGTCAGCCTTCGACATCGTCTATTTAATCAAACTGAATATACTCATGTATTACAACGTGAACTCATTCATCGGCCTGAAGCGGCTGGCGTTCTACTCTACAACGATCAAAGACAACAGTTTGCGCTGATTGAACAATTTCGTGTAGGTGCAATTAATGATCCCGATTCGCCGTGGCAATTGGAAGTAATTGCTGGTGTATTAGATGGAGATGAAACGCCGGAGAGCTGTATTCGCCGTGAAACACTTGAAGAGTCAGGATGCACAGTTAATTATTTACATCATCTATTTAGCTTTTATCCATCTGCTGGGGCGTGTTCAGAACTATTTCACTTATATGCTGCTGAAACAAACTTACCATCAAAAGGCGGGGTTTTTGGCATGCCTGATGAAGGTGAAAATATTCTTTTGCACCTGTTTGACTACAGCGAAATATCAACATTATTGAGTCAAGGACGTTTGAGAAATGCCCCTGTCATTATGGCGTTACAATGGCTATCTCAACACATCACAACGATAATAAAATCCGACGAGGTAGGACGGTGACTTTTCAAGTCTCAACACTTTCACAAAAAGACCATGTCATTATACAAATTACCGATACCCACTTATTGGAGTATCCACACTTAGAATTTGTGGGGATGAATCCTGAAGAAAGTTTTCATGCCATTATTCAACAGATCCTGAAAAAACATCCTGAAGCTGATGCCATCATCCACACTGGAGATTTGGCTCAAGCACCAACGCCCATTACCTACAAACGTTATATTCAATATATGCAAACGTTAGGTCTGCCATTTTTTCAGACACTGGGCAATCATGATAACGTTGATCATTTTCCATTACATAAAGAAAATCATCAGGAACCTGTGGTCATTTGTCTAGGAAACTGGCGCGTTATTTTATTAAATAGTGCAGTAAAAGGTCAGATTAATGGGCACCTGTCGCCAGAACAACTACAAAATTTAGCGGCATTACTCGAAGAATTTTCAGATAACCCTGTTTTATTGGCTTGCCATCATCATCCTTTTGCAATGAAATCTAAATGGATTGATCATCACAAGTTACAAAACTCTAATGCTTTGCTTACTACATTAGCTCCATTTAAAAATGTAAAAGCTTTAATCTGCGGGCACGTTCACCAAGACTCACTAAACACTTGGCAAGGGATCGAATTTTTCTCGACCCCCTCAACAAGCGTTCAGTTTAAACCGTTTAGTAATGAGTTTGCCCTAGACCAAAATGCTCCCGGCTACCGTTACATTCGTCTAAAAAACGATGGTAGTTTTGAAACAGAAGTCTTCCGTCTTGAAAATTTTCAGGGCCTTATAAATACCAATATTTCAGGCTATTAGCTCTATTTTATATATGCTTATATGCAATTATGACTAGGGTAAACACGTTTTGAAAATATTTACGGGACGGAATGACTATCATCTTGCAGGAAAAATCTATATGATGACGACCCGATGGGAAAATCCCATCGATGGTTTTCTATAAAAACACTTGCATATCACCATATTTTTTGCGTATAGATAATACGTGTATGATGAGGAATGCCCTATTATGGCGAATGACAACCACAACCAAGTTTTGGATGAACATACAGAAGTTGTAGTGGAAGGTGACAAAGCTTCTGCAAAACGTGCACGTAAAGTGAAACCTAAAACTTCTGACATAGGCACAACTGCAAGTTTATTTGGTATTGCACCTTATCAACCTAAGAAAAATGAAGAGTACATGTCTGAAGGACAGCTCGAGCATTTCCGACAAATTCTGCAAGCATGGAAAGCTGAATTAATGTCTGAAGTTGATCGTACGTTGAATACGATGCAAGACGAATCAACTGCATTGCCAGATGTAAATGACCGTGCCACCCAAGAAGAAGAGTTTGCAATTGAATTGCGTACACGTGACCGTGAACGTAAGTTGATTCGTAAAATCGAACAATCTATGGAAGCAATTAAAAACGAAGACTACGGTTTCTGTGAAACATGTGGTATCGAAATCGGTTTACGTCGTTTAGAAGCACGTCCAACTGCAACGTTATGTATTGACTGCAAAACTTTGGCAGAAATTAAAGAGAAGCAAAATAACGGTTAATATGACCGCTGTAGCTACTCAAGAAAAGCCTAGCTTTTCATACTCAGGTCGGTTTGCGCCCTCGCCAACCGGCCCTTTGCATTTTGGATCACTCATTACCGCTGTCGCCAGTTATTGTGATGCTAAAGCTCACCAAGGCAAATGGCTGGTTCGTATCGAAGACACAGATATCCCTCGTATTTATCCGGGCAGTGAAGAGCATATCCTCACCTCGCTGGAAGCCTTCCAGTTCGAACCCGATGCAGAAATCATCTTTCAAAAAAACCGTTTAGACATTTACGAGAGTGTATTAGATCAACTTAAAAAAGAGAGTCTAATCTATGCTTGTCAATGTACACGCAAAATGCTGGGTTCAAATGCCATCTATGCGGGAACATGCCGTAATCTCAATCTTGATTTTCAAGACCAAGCAATTCGGGTAAAAGTTAAAGATCAACAAATCTGTTTTGATGACCGACTGCAAGGACTTCATTGTTCTAATCTGCAACACGACCTTGGG
This genomic stretch from Acinetobacter oleivorans DR1 harbors:
- the argH gene encoding argininosuccinate lyase, producing MTTSSNPPNSVTPDQTSGMWGGRFSEATDAFVAEFTASVQFDQRFYKQDIAGSIAHATMLAKVGVLTEAERDDIIEGLSTIRSEIEAGNFEWRIDLEDVHMNIESRLTQRIGITGKKLHTGRSRNDQVATDIRLYLRDEIDDILKLLERLQKGLLGLAAKNVNTIMPGFTHLQTAQPVTFGHHLLAWFEMLVRDTERLQDCRKRVNRMPLGSAALAGTTYPIDRAYTAELLGFEAVSENSLDAVSDRDFAIEFNAAAALIMMHLSRMSEELILWTSAQFKFVNIPDRFCTGSSIMPQKKNPDVPELIRGKSGRVFGDLISLLTLMKGQPLAYNKDNQEDKEPLFDAIDTVRGSLMAFADMIPALVPNIEIMREAALRGFSTATDLADYLVKKGVAFRDAHEIVGKAVALGVAEEKDLSELTLEQLQQFSDLITADVFDKALTLEASVNARDHIGGTSPKQVEAAIARAHTRLEQLYA
- a CDS encoding LytR/AlgR family response regulator transcription factor — protein: MKVLICDDEPLAVERLSRLVSKMGHEVVSTAHHGQEALEQARLHQPDVILLDIQMPGMNGLVCAEQLSQLNPRPAIVFCTAYDQHALEAFKSQAQAYLLKPIDPQELEQVFSQLTQLTQAQLNALPQHDFLHDLKTQRHQIAAKTYRGVELIPVENIYYFLADQKYVTVRHQNGSVLIDETLKELETEFADQFIRIHRNALVAVAYLDGLELVSSGQYQVRLRGLDERLSVSRRHLSMLRERIHQL
- a CDS encoding sensor histidine kinase: MWSWWLSKIKKSISLAEAQQTKLFPTAYRNQNSSYFFTKNGRWQHLFELIIASNVLALVLALAEAQSWQALSGGRLFQYIIFINWVILSFFALVERFQGFFSTLRQEFALAIGFVMLQGIVVLTTLMSNFFQFGLLNKHASLTQGWSIYFTNVPLYLSYGILLGAFCLRYLYVREQWLHQQYAELNARIQAMQARIHPHFLFNSLNNVVSLIAIDPDKAESMLISLSRLFRASFQELKLVSLHEEIELSKQYLMIEQVRLGERLKVDWKVELSPVQLKQITIPLLTLQPLLENSIFHGVEPMMGKATIGVLVEILQNQVSIVITNPYTDDTINSRKGHGIALENVKQRLKAYYGSSVRFQVYKGETLYTTIMSYQYQTK
- the phoU gene encoding phosphate signaling complex protein PhoU, coding for MSPSNPVLTHHISSQFNEDLQDVNTKFMTMGGLVEQQVANAIHSLLDTDANLAIDVQFKDNAVNQYERDIDEGLTLILARRHPAAIDLRMVIAMSKANTDLERIGDEAAKIARIAQNLCEEGGSPRGYMETRHIGNQVRVMIHDALDAFARLDADQALRVLLADADIDREYQSATRTLMTYMIEDPRHIARVINVMWVLRSLERIGDHARNIAEQVIYMAKGFDARHTKIEEIEAKVHEK
- a CDS encoding oxidative damage protection protein — encoded protein: MSRQVFCRKYQKEMEGLDFAPFPGAKGQDFFENVSKQAWQEWLKHQTTLINEKRLNVFEPDAKKFLEEQREKFFNNDESVEKAEGWKPE
- the abuO gene encoding multidrug efflux outer membrane protein AbuO, yielding MKIKLMVAVGLWSFASSSFALDLVETYGRAKQNDPTWQANQQQFEADQLNLGLATGALLPTVTLSGNITRNRQTVKRSNFPGVDQEGLSDALVSNTSTTRQATLTARQPLFRMDAWEGYKQVKTSVALSEITLRLQKQDHVLNVAEAYFNVLRQQALSVAYLQEEKALLEQLNMMNAKLKEGLVARSDVSEANAQYQNARANRISTNVQLLLAQEQLSEYIGSYQDKLAVLRSDFSFQKPYPAELNDWISLAQQKNLKIQQARLQQQYSEDQRRVEKAALYPQIDAVASYGYTKQTPETLISTDGKFDQVGVEMNWNLFNGGRTRTSIKKATVEASKAQAQLDAAIRRANVDVKSAFMQVDTDQAKLEARKAAMDSSSLVSQASKASYNEGLKSMVDVLLAQRNAFSAKQDYLNAQYDYLLNVLRLKAAVGQLGEKDLVELNSWLTYQ